A single window of Prionailurus viverrinus isolate Anna chromosome F1, UM_Priviv_1.0, whole genome shotgun sequence DNA harbors:
- the PCP4L1 gene encoding Purkinje cell protein 4-like protein 1, giving the protein MSELNTKTSPATNQAPGPEEKGKANSAKKAEEEEEIDIDLTAPETEKAALAIQAIAAVEARGTWGRWRTQLAATCLRWTGFSSG; this is encoded by the exons cttaATACCAAAACGTCCCCAGCAACCAACCAGGCACCTGGCCCAGAGGAAAAGG GGAAGGCCAACAGTGCCAAGAaggctgaggaggaagaggagattgATATTGATCTGACAGCACCGGAAACAGAGAAGGCCGCCCTTGCCATTCAGG CCATCGCCGCAGTGGAAGCACGAGGAACATGGGGAAGATGGAGAACCCAGTTGGCAGCCACCTGCCTGAGGTGGACCGGTTTCTCCTCGGGATAA